ACATAGTTAATCAAATTTCCTCAAATTCAAGATTATCAACATCAGGGGTTTGCATTTCCAATGAGCCCTCCTTGCTGATCCACTCAAAAACttactcttctttttcttctaatcTTATTCCTGCAAGCCAAACCAGCATTATCAGAAGCTTGAGTAACTTGGGATTCAAAGCATTTCGTCGTCATTATCCTAATCATAAGGTTCATTTCTTGTTCCTCTTCTCAAGTGTAATCAGCTTATTTTTGTATCTTATAGACCAACATAAATGTTTATTgccctttttcattttcttttccttccttttttttttggtattttatagACAAACAGAAATGTCTATTCCGAATATTTTTTTGGTATAATGGGTTTAGCATGTTTAGCTTTTGATTAAAGATCATCCCTTTGTTCGAATTTGGTGGCGGCTTAATGTTAAGATTGTTAGTAGACAACTAGAAGCAGtggattttttgtgaaaaaaagaaaatggcattttttcttcaaatttgatATGAACTGTTTCAATTCTTAGTCATATTGATAGGAAGCAACATGGAAATACTGCAGGTTTTAGCCATATCTTGATCTGTTTGTTGCTTTGGTCTTTAATACCTTTGGGATAGGATGCTGTTAAAATCTCAATTGTAAGTTTGAAAACTGGGAAATTTGGCTTGATTAATGGGTAGAAGATCTTAACTTAGATGCTATAATTAGGTTTGATCTTGTACTTTCGTTTCATGGACAAGGCAATGGACTTTATTAGCATTTTGTTCTAATGATCATGGTTGCTAACCCAGCTTTCTGGTTTCAGGGTTTCTGCAGACCATCCTTTAGGAATTTATCCACTGCAGCAGCTGCGTCTACAAAAAAGAAGGATGGTTTGAGGCTTCTTGTAACTGCTGGGCCTCGTGCCCAGAAGTTGGTTGGGATATGGCTTTTTGGATCTGCTGCTTGGGTCTTCAGTATGGTGGTGCTTGGCGGTATGACACGATTAACCAGATCGGGGCTTTCAATGACTGACTGGAAATTCACTGGGAGGCTTCCTCCTCTAACAGATGAAGATTGGCTAGTTGAATTTGAGAAATATAAACAGTCACCTGAATATAAACGGTCAGTTGAAGTAGCATTTTATGCAATTGTAGTTCAAATTATTTGTTGTTTTACTTTTGCAAGAATCAGTCATGTTTACAATATTAACTTTTTGGAACTCCTGGTGCATTTTGTGctgatatttatttatttatttgctgcATATGATATTCTCATAGGGTATTTCGTgtcttgatgaattttctgtGCTCTTTGTTTGTTGATTAGGTCTCTACTGATCATTAAACATGATAGTAATTTTTATGTCAGTCACAATATTTGTTAGTCATGTTCACTTGGGAGCACTTTTCGCTGCatttcttagttttgttttgttgcagTGTAAACAAAGGGATGAGTATTGatgatttcaaattcatttattGGATGGAGTATGCACATCGAATGTGGGGAAGAGCATTGGGTATCATGTTTGCTCTGCCATTCTCTTACTTTCTTCGCAAGGGTTATATTACTCTACAACTTGGACTTAGATTATCTGGGTTATTTGCTCTTGGTGCCGGGCAGGGACTAATAGGTTGGTGGATGGTTAAAAGTGGTTTAGAGGTATCAAGAACTGGGTTTTCTACttgcaatgattaatatctgaCACATATCTATTCAAAAAGgtctaatttcttttcctttataGGACCCTGCATCGGAATATGCTCAACCAAGAGTCAGCCCTTACCGCCTAGCGGCCCATCTTACTTCAGCATTTGTAATTTACAGTGGGCTCTTCTGGACTGCTCTTTCAGTTGTTATGCCTGAACCTCCTGCTGAGTCAGTAGCTTGGGTTAAGGGTGCTGCAAAAGTTAAGCGACTTGCCTTCCCTGTGAGCATCCTTGTCGGAATCACTGCTGTCTCAGGAGCATTTGTTGCAGGAAATGATGCTGTATGTACCTATTGCTTCTTTGAAACTTGATATGTTTGCCAATAATCAAAGGACAAGCTCTGTATTTTATGAG
This portion of the Coffea arabica cultivar ET-39 chromosome 2e, Coffea Arabica ET-39 HiFi, whole genome shotgun sequence genome encodes:
- the LOC113730671 gene encoding heme A synthase COX15-like isoform X2, with the protein product MMESRLISVFRKTKNIVNQISSNSRLSTSGVCISNEPSLLIHSKTYSSFSSNLIPASQTSIIRSLSNLGFKAFRRHYPNHKGFCRPSFRNLSTAAAASTKKKDGLRLLVTAGPRAQKLVGIWLFGSAAWVFSMVVLGGMTRLTRSGLSMTDWKFTGRLPPLTDEDWLVEFEKYKQSPEYKRVNKGMSIDDFKFIYWMEYAHRMWGRALGIMFALPFSYFLRKGYITLQLGLRLSGLFALGAGQGLIGWWMVKSGLEDPASEYAQPRVSPYRLAAHLTSAFVIYSGLFWTALSVVMPEPPAESVAWVKGAAKVKRLAFPVSILVGITAVSGAFVAGNDAGRAFNTFPKMGDTWVPEDIFNMKPLLRNFFENTSTVQESTYEMK
- the LOC113730671 gene encoding heme A synthase COX15-like isoform X1 yields the protein MMESRLISVFRKTKNIVNQISSNSRLSTSGVCISNEPSLLIHSKTYSSFSSNLIPASQTSIIRSLSNLGFKAFRRHYPNHKGFCRPSFRNLSTAAAASTKKKDGLRLLVTAGPRAQKLVGIWLFGSAAWVFSMVVLGGMTRLTRSGLSMTDWKFTGRLPPLTDEDWLVEFEKYKQSPEYKRVNKGMSIDDFKFIYWMEYAHRMWGRALGIMFALPFSYFLRKGYITLQLGLRLSGLFALGAGQGLIGWWMVKSGLEDPASEYAQPRVSPYRLAAHLTSAFVIYSGLFWTALSVVMPEPPAESVAWVKGAAKVKRLAFPVSILVGITAVSGAFVAGNDAGRAFNTFPKMGDTWVPEDIFNMKPLLRNFFENTSTVQLDHRILATTTLAAIGGLWFSTRKLDLHPAIRSLIGSIVGMAALQVTLGVSTLLSYVPVSLGTAHQAGALTLLSLMLLLNHTVRRPSMSLLKTLPPVVKTVT